One Simonsiella muelleri ATCC 29453 DNA window includes the following coding sequences:
- the polA gene encoding DNA polymerase I, whose product MKTLLLVDGSSYLYRAFYALTHLSAPDGTPTNAVYGVLKMLKSLRAEQPADYCAVVFDAKGKNFRHALFPDYKATRPPMPDDLRPQAEMLPELVELMGWKVLKINDVEADDVIGTLAVQAAAQNMNVIISTGDKDMAQLVNTQITLVNTMKNETLDSAGVMQKFGVKPEQIRDFLALMGDKVDNVPGVEKCGEKTAAKWLAEFGSLDEIMRRADEFKGKIGENLRAALPQLPLSYELVTIKTDVDLHESLPNGLDDLARQNPNWQQLVPRFRELGFKTWLKEAENQLAIGETGDLFATPAAPVFRQPENIKIFDELPKELNYQVVTTSEQLANLVVRLQSCRQIGLDTETNSLDPMTAKLVGISMAFAAGDAVYIPVAHTLAEQLDWQEISGSLKPFLEDKNLAKIGQNLKYDQHIFKNHGIDLQGIAGDAMLASYIVESHLSHNLDDLAMRWLGLETISYESLCGKGAKQISFADVNVAQATEYACQDADFALRIEQHLRTQMDAQQIEIYENMELPVAQVLFQMERAGVHLDCAELAQQSTELGTELLQLEQQAYDLAGQPFNLNSPKQLQEILFNQLGIPTKGVKKTAKGGYSTDESVLEKLADDYPLPKLILQNRSLAKLKSTYTDKLPEMINPQTGRVHTNYAQAVAITGRLASNNPNLQNIPIRTKQGRRVRRAFNAPDGYLIVSADYSQIELRIMAHLSGDATLQAAFQNNEDVHRRTAAEVFGVAPEKITLEQRRYAKTINFGLIYGMGEYGLAKSLGIDNVSAAMFIKRYFARYTGVAEYMQRTKEHAQQFGFVETLFGRKLYLPDIHSNHAMKRAGAERAAINAPMQGTASDLIKKAMIDVSKFLMNQKSRLVMQVHDELVLEVHESELDWIQIKLPEIMSQVGAEVLNVPLLAEVGVGKNWDDAH is encoded by the coding sequence ATGAAAACTTTGTTACTTGTGGACGGTTCGTCCTATCTTTACCGTGCTTTTTACGCGCTCACGCATTTGAGTGCGCCTGATGGCACACCAACCAATGCGGTGTATGGCGTGTTAAAAATGCTCAAAAGCCTACGTGCGGAACAACCTGCGGATTATTGCGCAGTGGTGTTTGATGCCAAAGGCAAAAATTTTCGCCATGCGCTTTTTCCTGATTATAAAGCCACGCGTCCGCCTATGCCTGATGATTTGCGTCCACAAGCCGAAATGCTGCCTGAATTGGTGGAATTAATGGGGTGGAAAGTTTTGAAAATTAATGATGTGGAAGCCGATGACGTGATTGGCACGTTGGCGGTTCAGGCTGCTGCACAAAACATGAACGTCATCATTTCCACAGGCGATAAAGACATGGCGCAACTGGTGAATACGCAAATCACATTAGTAAATACCATGAAAAATGAAACACTTGATTCAGCTGGTGTGATGCAAAAATTTGGCGTAAAACCCGAACAAATCCGCGATTTTTTGGCGTTAATGGGCGACAAAGTAGATAACGTTCCAGGCGTAGAAAAATGCGGTGAGAAAACGGCGGCGAAATGGTTGGCGGAATTTGGTTCGTTGGACGAAATCATGCGCCGCGCCGATGAATTTAAAGGCAAAATTGGTGAAAACTTACGCGCTGCCCTACCCCAATTACCGCTTTCTTATGAGTTGGTTACGATTAAAACCGATGTAGATTTGCATGAATCGTTGCCCAATGGGCTTGATGATTTGGCACGACAAAATCCGAATTGGCAGCAACTTGTGCCACGTTTTCGTGAATTGGGTTTTAAAACATGGCTCAAAGAAGCTGAAAACCAGTTGGCTATTGGCGAAACAGGCGATTTATTTGCCACACCTGCTGCGCCTGTTTTCAGGCAGCCTGAAAACATCAAAATTTTTGATGAATTACCAAAAGAACTAAATTATCAGGTAGTTACAACATCTGAGCAGTTGGCGAATTTGGTGGTACGGTTGCAATCATGTCGCCAAATTGGCTTGGATACCGAAACCAATTCGTTAGACCCCATGACAGCAAAATTGGTGGGCATTAGCATGGCGTTTGCGGCTGGTGATGCGGTGTACATTCCTGTGGCGCACACATTGGCGGAACAATTGGATTGGCAGGAAATTTCAGGCAGCCTGAAGCCTTTTTTGGAAGACAAAAATTTGGCAAAAATCGGTCAAAATTTGAAATATGACCAACATATCTTTAAAAATCATGGTATTGACTTACAAGGCATTGCGGGTGATGCCATGCTGGCATCGTATATTGTGGAAAGTCATTTGTCGCATAATTTGGACGATTTGGCGATGCGTTGGCTGGGTTTGGAGACGATTAGTTATGAAAGTCTGTGTGGCAAGGGCGCGAAACAAATTTCATTTGCTGATGTGAACGTGGCACAAGCCACCGAATATGCTTGCCAAGATGCGGATTTTGCGTTGCGAATTGAACAGCATTTACGCACTCAAATGGATGCCCAACAGATTGAAATATATGAAAATATGGAACTACCTGTTGCGCAAGTGTTGTTTCAAATGGAACGCGCAGGCGTCCACCTTGATTGTGCAGAATTGGCACAACAAAGCACGGAATTGGGTACAGAATTACTGCAATTAGAACAGCAAGCCTATGATTTAGCTGGGCAACCTTTTAATTTGAATTCGCCCAAACAATTACAAGAAATTTTGTTCAATCAATTGGGTATTCCCACTAAAGGTGTGAAAAAAACAGCCAAAGGTGGTTATTCTACTGATGAAAGCGTATTGGAAAAATTAGCTGACGATTATCCATTACCAAAATTAATTTTACAAAACAGAAGTTTGGCTAAATTAAAATCCACTTATACCGATAAATTACCAGAAATGATAAATCCGCAAACAGGACGTGTGCATACGAATTACGCGCAAGCTGTAGCGATTACGGGGCGTTTGGCGAGTAATAATCCGAATTTACAAAATATTCCAATTCGTACCAAACAAGGTCGCCGTGTGCGCCGCGCATTCAATGCGCCTGATGGTTATCTGATTGTTTCGGCAGACTATTCACAAATTGAATTGCGAATTATGGCGCATTTATCGGGTGATGCGACTTTGCAGGCAGCCTTTCAAAATAATGAAGATGTCCATAGACGTACGGCAGCGGAAGTGTTTGGGGTTGCGCCTGAAAAAATCACATTAGAACAACGACGTTATGCGAAAACCATCAATTTTGGTTTGATTTATGGCATGGGGGAATATGGTTTGGCGAAGTCGTTGGGCATTGACAATGTATCGGCGGCGATGTTCATCAAGCGGTATTTTGCGCGGTATACGGGCGTAGCGGAATATATGCAACGTACCAAAGAACACGCACAACAATTTGGTTTTGTGGAAACTTTATTCGGGCGTAAATTGTATTTGCCTGATATTCACTCCAATCATGCCATGAAACGTGCAGGCGCAGAACGTGCCGCGATTAATGCACCCATGCAAGGAACGGCTAGTGATTTGATTAAAAAAGCAATGATTGACGTATCAAAATTTTTAATGAATCAAAAAAGCCGTTTGGTGATGCAGGTTCACGATGAATTAGTGTTAGAAGTACATGAATCGGAATTGGATTGGATTCAAATCAAACTGCCTGAAATCATGTCGCAAGTGGGGGCGGAGGTATTGAATGTGCCACTTTTGGCGGAAGTGGGTGTCGGAAAAAATTGGGACGATGCACATTAA
- a CDS encoding electron transfer flavoprotein subunit beta/FixA family protein, which translates to MKALVAVKRVVDFNVKVRVKADGSDVDIGNVKMSMNPFDEIAVEEAVRLKESGKINEVVAVSLGEKKCEDVLRTALAMGADRAIHVETDEKLEPLLVAKMLQKLAVKEQPQIFLLGKQAIDDDSNQTAQMLAALLHAPQATCAAQVDLNDDEVVVVREIDGGTETVALKLPAVISADLRLNEPRFVKLPNLMAAKKKSLEKMMPADLGMDVKTRLETVKVSEPKARQAGEKVDTVEELVAKLKAAKVI; encoded by the coding sequence ATGAAAGCCTTAGTTGCGGTAAAACGTGTGGTGGATTTCAATGTGAAAGTACGCGTGAAAGCCGATGGTTCTGATGTGGATATTGGCAATGTGAAAATGTCCATGAATCCGTTTGATGAGATTGCAGTGGAAGAAGCGGTGCGCTTGAAAGAGTCAGGTAAAATCAACGAAGTGGTGGCGGTATCGTTGGGCGAAAAAAAATGTGAAGACGTGTTGCGTACTGCGTTGGCGATGGGTGCAGACCGTGCCATTCATGTTGAAACAGATGAAAAATTAGAACCTTTATTGGTTGCCAAAATGTTGCAAAAGTTGGCAGTTAAAGAACAGCCACAAATTTTTCTGTTGGGAAAACAAGCAATTGATGATGATTCTAACCAAACTGCACAAATGCTTGCTGCCCTACTCCATGCCCCACAAGCAACTTGTGCAGCGCAAGTGGATTTAAATGATGATGAAGTGGTTGTGGTACGCGAAATTGATGGTGGCACGGAAACGGTGGCGTTGAAATTGCCTGCGGTAATTAGTGCGGATTTGCGTTTGAATGAACCACGTTTTGTGAAATTGCCTAATTTGATGGCGGCGAAGAAAAAGTCATTGGAAAAAATGATGCCTGCTGATTTGGGCATGGACGTGAAAACCCGTTTGGAAACCGTGAAAGTGTCCGAACCCAAAGCGCGCCAAGCGGGCGAAAAAGTGGATACTGTTGAAGAATTGGTGGCAAAACTTAAAGCTGCCAAAGTGATTTAA
- the xseB gene encoding exodeoxyribonuclease VII small subunit, with product MTFEQALARLEIIAQSMQSQQPLDEALAAYTEGCELVKFCQTKLAEMEQKLQVLDNQKLKELNLDNE from the coding sequence ATGACTTTTGAACAAGCACTCGCCCGACTGGAAATCATCGCTCAATCCATGCAATCTCAACAACCTTTAGATGAAGCACTTGCTGCCTATACTGAAGGTTGCGAATTGGTTAAATTTTGTCAAACCAAATTAGCTGAAATGGAACAAAAATTACAGGTTTTGGATAACCAAAAATTGAAGGAGCTAAATCTTGATAACGAATAA
- a CDS encoding electron transfer flavoprotein subunit alpha/FixB family protein, whose amino-acid sequence MTVLVIAEHNNQTLNPVTLHAIGAAAKLGDVHLLVAGFQAASVVEQAKKIAVVNQVLYSDVAHYEHGLPEEIAPLVVSVANDYSHFVVAANAFGKNLAPRVAALLDCSQISDLTEIIDNKTFVRPIYAGNALITVQSDEPKLVLTVRATAFDAVADAGGNANVQNLVATNAVNLSRFVSRELTQSDRPELTQARVVVSGGRALGSAEQFNAVLMPLADELGAAIGASRAAVDAEYAPNDSQVGQTGKIVAPELYVAVGISGAIQHVAGMQDSKIIVAINKDPDAPIFNIADFGMVGDLFEIVPNLTKQLKSK is encoded by the coding sequence ATGACTGTATTAGTGATTGCTGAACACAATAATCAAACCTTGAATCCCGTCACGTTGCATGCGATTGGTGCTGCAGCAAAATTAGGCGATGTACATTTGTTGGTGGCAGGTTTTCAGGCTGCCTCGGTGGTGGAGCAAGCAAAAAAGATTGCTGTTGTGAACCAAGTTTTGTACAGTGATGTCGCGCATTATGAACATGGGCTGCCTGAAGAAATCGCCCCTTTGGTGGTATCGGTGGCGAATGATTATTCGCATTTTGTGGTGGCGGCGAATGCGTTTGGCAAAAATTTGGCACCGCGTGTGGCGGCTTTGTTGGATTGTAGCCAAATTTCTGATTTAACGGAAATTATTGATAATAAAACTTTTGTGCGTCCGATTTATGCAGGTAATGCATTGATTACGGTTCAAAGTGATGAGCCAAAATTGGTGCTGACGGTTCGTGCAACAGCATTTGATGCGGTTGCAGATGCTGGCGGAAATGCGAATGTGCAAAATTTGGTGGCTACGAATGCAGTAAATTTGAGTCGTTTTGTTTCACGTGAATTGACGCAATCCGACCGTCCAGAATTGACGCAAGCAAGAGTGGTTGTGTCGGGAGGGCGTGCTTTGGGCAGTGCGGAGCAATTTAATGCAGTGTTGATGCCATTGGCGGACGAGCTGGGTGCAGCGATTGGTGCGAGCCGTGCGGCGGTAGACGCAGAGTATGCGCCAAATGATAGTCAAGTTGGGCAAACGGGTAAAATTGTTGCGCCAGAATTGTACGTGGCGGTGGGCATTTCTGGTGCAATTCAGCACGTTGCAGGTATGCAGGATAGTAAAATTATTGTGGCGATTAATAAAGATCCTGATGCGCCGATTTTTAATATTGCAGATTTTGGTATGGTGGGTGATTTATTTGAAATTGTCCCAAATCTAACTAAACAGTTGAAAAGTAAGTAA
- the purD gene encoding phosphoribosylamine--glycine ligase: protein MKLLVIGNGGREHALAWKLAQSPKVETVFVATGNAGTAAEPNIKNIDVTKHMDLIQFCRDNGVAFTLVGPEAPLAEGIVDDFRAAGLPIFGCTKAAAQLESSKDFAKAFMHKHGIPTAQYQTFDNADLAHDYVNQKGAPIVIKADGLAAGKGVIVAMTLDEAHTAIDDMLLGNKMGNAGSRVVIEDYLLGEEASFIVMVDGDNVLPMATSQDHKRLLNDDKGKNTGGMGAYSPAPVVTPAVHERVMNEIILPTVRGMKADGNEFTGFLYAGLMIDETGSPRTIEFNCRFGDPETQPIMSRLDSDLVDLIQAALDKKLDQITVKWKNDVAVGVVLAAQNYPDTPRKGDLISGIGAANQIGKVFHAGTIINKNDELVTNGGRVLCVVGLGEDVAKAKAKAYDAVAKIRFEGMQFRTDIADKAINR from the coding sequence ATGAAATTACTCGTTATTGGTAATGGTGGTCGTGAACACGCGTTGGCGTGGAAATTGGCACAATCGCCAAAAGTGGAAACCGTGTTTGTGGCAACTGGTAACGCTGGTACAGCCGCTGAACCTAATATCAAAAATATTGATGTAACCAAACACATGGATTTGATTCAATTTTGTCGCGATAATGGTGTGGCTTTCACATTGGTTGGACCTGAAGCACCGTTGGCTGAGGGAATTGTGGATGATTTTCGTGCAGCTGGTTTGCCGATTTTCGGTTGTACCAAAGCAGCAGCGCAATTGGAATCATCAAAAGATTTTGCCAAAGCTTTTATGCATAAACATGGTATTCCTACCGCACAATACCAGACTTTTGATAATGCTGATTTGGCGCATGATTATGTTAATCAAAAAGGCGCGCCGATTGTGATTAAGGCGGATGGCTTGGCTGCAGGCAAAGGCGTGATTGTGGCGATGACGTTGGATGAAGCGCATACCGCGATTGATGATATGTTGTTGGGTAACAAAATGGGCAATGCAGGCAGCCGTGTGGTGATTGAAGATTATTTGCTAGGTGAAGAAGCCAGCTTTATCGTGATGGTAGACGGCGATAATGTGTTGCCAATGGCAACTAGCCAAGACCATAAGCGCTTGCTGAATGATGATAAGGGTAAAAATACAGGTGGTATGGGGGCGTACAGCCCTGCACCTGTGGTTACGCCTGCCGTGCACGAACGCGTGATGAATGAAATTATTTTGCCAACCGTGCGCGGTATGAAAGCTGATGGCAACGAATTTACAGGTTTTTTGTATGCAGGTTTGATGATTGATGAGACAGGTTCGCCACGCACAATTGAATTTAACTGTCGTTTTGGTGATCCTGAAACGCAGCCAATTATGAGTCGTTTGGACAGTGACTTGGTGGATTTGATTCAGGCAGCTTTAGACAAAAAATTGGATCAAATCACGGTTAAATGGAAAAATGATGTGGCGGTGGGTGTGGTGTTAGCCGCACAAAATTATCCCGATACGCCACGTAAAGGCGATCTGATTTCGGGTATTGGTGCAGCGAACCAAATTGGTAAAGTGTTCCATGCAGGTACAATCATTAATAAAAATGATGAATTGGTTACCAATGGTGGGCGTGTATTATGTGTAGTGGGTTTGGGTGAAGATGTCGCAAAAGCAAAAGCAAAAGCATATGATGCGGTTGCTAAAATTCGTTTTGAGGGCATGCAATTTCGTACCGATATTGCCGACAAAGCCATTAACCGATAA
- a CDS encoding polyprenyl synthetase family protein has product MITNNLKQWQQRAQAQTEILLERALPSINQAPETLHEAMRYVTLGGGKRLRPLLVWAAAELGDSVQAACEAAAVAVECIHVYSLVHDDMPAMDNDSLRRGKPTCHVQYDEPTALLVGDALQTLAFDVLSTATALSPARQIRMINVLAKASGSMGMAGGQAIDLANVGVDLSQIQLEQMHGWKTGALIRAAVALGALSCPDLDDNALAALDNYATKLGLAFQVIDDVLDCEADTATLGKTAGKDAEANKPTYVKLMGLTAAREYANTLIQQAIDALQLFDERADRLRQLAEFVVIRKN; this is encoded by the coding sequence TTGATAACGAATAATCTCAAACAGTGGCAACAACGCGCCCAAGCCCAAACCGAAATTTTATTAGAACGCGCTTTGCCTTCCATCAATCAAGCCCCCGAAACCCTACATGAAGCCATGCGCTATGTAACGTTGGGAGGGGGCAAACGTTTGCGCCCATTATTGGTGTGGGCGGCGGCGGAGTTGGGCGACAGTGTTCAGGCTGCCTGTGAAGCGGCGGCGGTGGCGGTGGAGTGCATACACGTTTATTCACTGGTGCATGACGATATGCCCGCCATGGACAATGACAGTTTACGGCGCGGTAAACCCACTTGTCATGTGCAATACGATGAACCTACGGCATTGTTGGTCGGCGATGCCTTGCAAACACTGGCGTTTGACGTGTTATCCACAGCCACTGCGTTATCGCCAGCGCGACAAATTCGCATGATAAACGTATTGGCGAAAGCATCAGGCAGCATGGGTATGGCAGGTGGTCAGGCGATTGATTTAGCGAATGTTGGCGTGGATTTGTCGCAAATTCAGTTGGAACAAATGCACGGTTGGAAAACAGGCGCGTTGATTCGGGCGGCGGTGGCGTTGGGTGCGTTGAGTTGTCCTGATTTAGATGATAATGCGTTGGCAGCGTTGGATAATTATGCGACTAAATTGGGTTTGGCGTTCCAAGTAATTGATGATGTGTTGGACTGCGAAGCCGACACCGCTACACTGGGCAAAACCGCAGGTAAAGATGCAGAAGCCAATAAACCGACTTATGTCAAACTCATGGGTTTGACCGCTGCTCGCGAATACGCCAACACGCTGATTCAACAAGCCATTGATGCGTTACAATTGTTTGATGAACGCGCCGACCGTTTACGCCAATTAGCGGAATTTGTGGTGATTCGCAAAAATTAG
- a CDS encoding DUF1287 domain-containing protein yields MFWKIISWVLAVGVCMYVWQNGQSGQPENQPNHATTSSHSSLQSAPSDNQSVESNTLVLAVRSQIGKTVQYDSAYTTLAYPMGDVPLEKGVCTDVVIRALREQGLDLQKLVHEDMKRDFSAYPKRWGLKRPDTNIDHRRVPNLIVYFTRQGWVVQDKTFQAGDLVTWELNGGRLPHIGIVSERKLGNTPFIIHNIGAGTQEEDLLFKHKITGHFRLPEQFRHSI; encoded by the coding sequence ATGTTCTGGAAAATAATCTCGTGGGTATTGGCTGTCGGTGTGTGTATGTATGTGTGGCAAAATGGGCAATCAGGGCAGCCTGAAAATCAGCCTAACCATGCCACGACCTCATCGCACAGTTCGCTACAATCCGCTCCATCTGATAACCAATCTGTTGAGTCAAATACGCTTGTTTTGGCAGTGCGCAGTCAAATTGGTAAAACCGTGCAATACGATTCGGCGTATACCACGTTGGCGTATCCGATGGGTGATGTGCCTTTGGAAAAAGGAGTGTGTACCGATGTGGTGATTCGTGCGTTACGTGAGCAAGGTTTGGATTTGCAAAAACTGGTTCACGAAGACATGAAACGTGATTTTTCTGCTTATCCAAAACGCTGGGGATTGAAACGACCTGATACGAATATTGACCATCGCCGTGTTCCTAATTTGATTGTGTATTTTACACGTCAAGGTTGGGTGGTGCAGGATAAGACATTTCAAGCTGGCGATTTAGTAACGTGGGAATTGAATGGTGGTCGCTTGCCGCATATTGGTATTGTGTCGGAGCGAAAGTTAGGTAATACACCGTTCATTATTCACAATATTGGTGCAGGTACACAGGAAGAAGATTTGTTGTTCAAACACAAAATCACAGGACATTTCAGGCTGCCTGAACAATTTCGCCACTCAATTTAA
- the hemL gene encoding glutamate-1-semialdehyde 2,1-aminomutase has translation MNHNEILFERAKQIIPAGVNSPVRAFGSVGGTPRFIKKANGAFVWDENNTRYIDYVGSWGTGIVGHAHPEVVEAVREAALNGLSFGAPTEAEIIIAEEIAKIVPSVKRLRLVSSGTEATMTAIRLARGYTQRNKIIKFEGCYHGHSDSLLVKAGSGLLTFGNPSSAGVPSDITQHTIVLPYNDINALEQAFDEYPEQIAGVILEPIAGNMNLVRASNEFVQTLRQITEQHGTVLIYDEVMTGFRVALGGAQSLHGIIPDMTTMGKVIGGGMPVAAVGGKKEIMDCISPLGGVYQAGTLSGNPVAVAAGLKTLEIIQRPNFYENLSARTSQLVQGLSQAAQQAGLAFCADSVGGMFGLYFMNTLPKTYADMSASDATRFKAFFHAMLDKGVAFAPSGFEAGFVSAAHTFELIDETIELAKQAFSIIK, from the coding sequence ATGAATCACAATGAAATCCTATTTGAACGCGCCAAACAAATTATCCCTGCTGGTGTCAATTCCCCAGTCCGTGCTTTTGGCAGCGTAGGTGGCACGCCACGTTTTATTAAAAAAGCCAATGGTGCATTTGTTTGGGACGAAAACAACACACGCTATATTGATTACGTTGGCTCATGGGGAACGGGCATTGTCGGACATGCTCACCCCGAAGTAGTGGAAGCAGTACGCGAAGCCGCATTAAACGGTTTATCGTTTGGTGCACCTACCGAAGCGGAAATCATCATCGCTGAAGAAATCGCCAAAATCGTCCCCAGTGTGAAACGTTTGCGCTTGGTGAGTTCTGGTACAGAGGCAACCATGACCGCTATTCGCCTAGCACGAGGCTACACACAACGCAACAAAATCATTAAATTTGAAGGCTGCTATCATGGGCATTCAGACAGCTTGCTCGTAAAAGCTGGTTCAGGATTACTCACATTCGGCAACCCCAGTTCAGCAGGCGTGCCAAGCGATATCACCCAACATACTATTGTATTGCCCTACAACGACATTAACGCATTAGAACAAGCTTTTGATGAATACCCAGAACAAATTGCAGGCGTGATTTTAGAACCGATTGCAGGCAATATGAATTTGGTTCGCGCCAGCAACGAATTTGTGCAAACTTTGCGCCAAATTACCGAACAACACGGCACAGTGCTGATTTACGACGAAGTGATGACGGGCTTTCGTGTTGCATTGGGTGGCGCACAATCATTGCACGGAATCATACCCGACATGACAACCATGGGAAAAGTCATCGGTGGCGGTATGCCTGTAGCGGCAGTAGGTGGCAAAAAAGAAATTATGGATTGCATTTCACCATTGGGCGGCGTGTATCAGGCAGGCACATTGTCGGGCAATCCTGTGGCAGTAGCGGCTGGTTTGAAAACGCTGGAAATTATCCAACGTCCGAATTTTTATGAGAACTTGTCGGCGCGTACTTCTCAATTGGTGCAAGGCTTGAGCCAAGCAGCGCAACAAGCCGGCTTAGCATTTTGCGCGGACAGTGTGGGCGGTATGTTTGGCTTGTATTTCATGAATACCTTGCCAAAAACTTATGCGGATATGTCAGCTTCTGATGCCACTCGTTTCAAAGCATTTTTTCATGCGATGCTGGATAAAGGCGTAGCGTTTGCACCATCTGGTTTTGAGGCAGGATTTGTATCTGCGGCACATACTTTTGAATTAATTGATGAGACTATTGAATTAGCCAAACAAGCGTTTTCAATCATCAAATAA
- the lpxC gene encoding UDP-3-O-acyl-N-acetylglucosamine deacetylase, with protein sequence MKQRTLAKTVTATGVGLHSGERVSLTLHPAPVHYGIAFRRNDLSGEQGEIVKLHPNLINDTRLSSTVVTESGIRIGTIEHIMSALAAYGVDNILIELNAPEIPIMDGSSLPFIFLLQDAGVVEQNAPKKFLKILKPMEIQQADKWVKFEPHDGFKVALTIEFDHPVFNQSSPRFEIDFAGQNYIEEIARARTFGFMQEVEMMRQHGLGLGGNLTNAIVIDDVDILNPDGLRYPDEFVRHKILDAIGDLYIVGHPIIGAFEGYKSGHAINNALLRAVLADETSHEWVEFADDEDTPNAFFGVNTLAVA encoded by the coding sequence ATGAAACAACGCACCTTAGCCAAAACCGTTACCGCCACAGGCGTGGGTTTGCATTCGGGTGAGCGCGTGTCGCTGACCCTACATCCTGCGCCTGTCCACTATGGTATCGCATTTCGCCGCAACGATTTGTCGGGTGAACAAGGCGAAATTGTGAAGCTGCACCCTAATTTGATTAACGATACGCGTTTATCGTCCACAGTTGTTACCGAAAGTGGCATTCGCATTGGCACAATCGAGCATATCATGTCCGCGCTGGCGGCATATGGTGTGGACAACATATTGATTGAGTTGAATGCGCCCGAGATTCCAATTATGGACGGCAGCAGTTTGCCTTTTATTTTTTTGTTGCAAGATGCAGGCGTGGTAGAACAAAACGCACCAAAAAAATTCTTGAAAATTTTAAAACCGATGGAAATTCAGCAAGCGGATAAATGGGTAAAATTTGAACCGCATGACGGTTTTAAAGTTGCACTCACAATTGAATTTGACCACCCTGTTTTTAATCAATCATCACCGCGTTTTGAGATTGATTTTGCTGGACAAAATTACATTGAAGAAATTGCGCGTGCGCGGACATTTGGTTTTATGCAGGAAGTGGAGATGATGCGCCAACATGGTTTGGGTTTGGGGGGGAATTTAACCAACGCGATTGTGATTGATGATGTGGATATTTTGAATCCAGACGGTTTGCGTTATCCTGATGAATTTGTGCGTCATAAAATTTTAGATGCGATTGGTGATTTGTATATTGTGGGGCATCCGATTATTGGTGCGTTTGAAGGTTACAAATCGGGACACGCGATTAATAATGCGTTGTTGCGGGCGGTATTGGCAGATGAAACCAGCCATGAATGGGTGGAATTTGCAGACGATGAAGACACACCTAACGCATTTTTTGGCGTGAACACATTAGCGGTAGCCTGA
- a CDS encoding IMPACT family protein yields the protein MTEMTTYKTISQPIVAEFKDKGSRFIAFAYPILTIDDVKKHVENLRQEHHKARHWCYAYRLGVDGNQFRANDDGEPSGSAGRPILGQIDSFELTDVLVVVVRYFGGTLLGVPGLIHAYKTSTQMAFQAAQIVEKNIEKMVQIRCDYPHLNDAIRIAKNHHAQIITQDLQLNCCLLVRIPLANFARCVATWKETRFIQIIDE from the coding sequence ATGACCGAAATGACCACCTACAAAACCATATCTCAACCCATTGTTGCCGAATTTAAGGACAAAGGTAGCCGTTTTATCGCATTTGCGTATCCGATTTTAACGATTGATGATGTGAAAAAACACGTTGAAAATTTGCGCCAAGAACACCACAAAGCTCGGCATTGGTGTTACGCCTACCGTTTGGGCGTGGATGGCAATCAATTTCGCGCTAATGATGATGGTGAGCCATCGGGTAGTGCAGGACGTCCGATTTTGGGGCAGATTGATTCGTTTGAATTGACTGATGTGTTGGTGGTAGTGGTGCGATATTTTGGGGGAACGTTGTTGGGTGTACCAGGATTGATTCATGCTTACAAAACCAGCACGCAAATGGCTTTCCAGGCTGCCCAAATTGTAGAAAAAAATATTGAGAAAATGGTGCAGATTCGTTGCGATTATCCACATTTGAATGACGCGATCCGCATCGCCAAGAACCATCATGCGCAAATCATCACACAAGACTTACAATTGAATTGTTGTTTATTGGTGCGGATTCCGCTGGCTAATTTTGCAAGATGTGTTGCGACTTGGAAAGAAACACGATTTATTCAAATAATTGATGAATGA